Within Pseudodesulfovibrio senegalensis, the genomic segment CGATGCTCCATCAACATCGTCCATGCGGGGCAACACGACCTCGGGATGTTTCTGCACGTGGACCGCTACGGCCGTCTTCAACCCGCTGAAACTGAAATCAAGGCTGGGATTGTCGATGAACGCTCGTGGAAAAAGTTTTCTGTCCGGTTCGGTCTCTTGGGCCAATTCATCCACGTGCTTTCCCCCGGGATATGGGAAATTCAATGTCTTGGCGACCTTATCAAAGGCTTCACCTGCCGCGTCATCCAGAGTCTTGCCCAACAGCTCGAACTCCACGGGCGAATCGATGCGATAGGTATGTGTATGCCCTCCTGAAACGAGCAACCCCAAGGCCGGAAACGGCAGAGAACGCTCCAAGCCAGGGGCAAGCAGGTGTGCCCAGAGATGATTGACCCCGACGAGACGGGCATTGCAGGACAAGCTCAACGCCTTGGCAAAACTCACGCCGATGAGCAGTGCTCCAAGCAACCCCGGGCCACGGGCAACAGCCACGGCATCAATATCTTCAGGCGCATGGCCGCTCTCTTCCATAAGCTCGCGAAACAGGGTGGGCAGCACGCGCAAATGCTCACGGGAGGCTATCTCAGGAACCACGCCGCCAAAGACTGCGTGCACATCAATTTGCGTGGCTAGCTTCTGCCCCACAAGGCGACCGTCACGAACAAGAGCGACGGCTGTTTCATCGCAGGAAGTTTCAATACCAAGACACAGCATCAGAGACCGGGCGAATTATATTTTGCATAGATCTGCTGCACCTTTTTCACGTCATCACGTGAACCGATGAACAGGGGAACGCGCTGATGCAGATGATCGGGATCTATCTCCAAAATGCGTTTATGGCCGTCGATGGCCATGCCGCCGGCCTGCTCCACGAGCATGGCCATAGGGTTGGCCTCGCACAAAAGACGCAGTTTGCCAGCTGGTTTTTTGGGGTCCCGCAGGTCTGCCGGATACAGGAAAATTCCGCCATACAAAAGGTTGCGATGAAAATCAGCGACCAGCGACCCGATGTAACGGGCGCTGTACGGCTTTTTATGATTATTCTCCGACGACTTGAAATAATTGACCACTTCCCGCG encodes:
- the tsaD gene encoding tRNA (adenosine(37)-N6)-threonylcarbamoyltransferase complex transferase subunit TsaD, producing the protein MLCLGIETSCDETAVALVRDGRLVGQKLATQIDVHAVFGGVVPEIASREHLRVLPTLFRELMEESGHAPEDIDAVAVARGPGLLGALLIGVSFAKALSLSCNARLVGVNHLWAHLLAPGLERSLPFPALGLLVSGGHTHTYRIDSPVEFELLGKTLDDAAGEAFDKVAKTLNFPYPGGKHVDELAQETEPDRKLFPRAFIDNPSLDFSFSGLKTAVAVHVQKHPEVVLPRMDDVDGASALGALLPDAREHVARICASFNWSVADTLRIKVERALKKTGHMKGLVVAGGVAANTMIRETMADLAQRYGLDLVLPGPALCTDNASMIAYSGWLMAELGLQHDLNLEAVPRGRVVPMDWHTRKAG